The Pedobacter ginsengisoli region CAAGATCAAAAGTGCCAGCTGTATCCTTCCTTTAACGGATAATGATAAATTACCACCTCAGTTTGGTCTTCGTCACCGGGCCGGCATTGGTGTTTCCGAAACTACAGATGCCGTCGCGGTAATAGTCTCAGAAGAAACCGGCGAGATTGCCTATGCAAAACAAGGCCGTGTAAGAATGAATGTATCTTTTGGGGAGTTGGAGAAGCTTCTTAATAAAGATTTTTAAATTAAGTGATCTGTTCATGGGCTGGAACAAATTGTGCTGAAGGTTGCAAATGGTTCCTAGGCCCCATCTCAGACACTGAATTTAAAGTAAACCGCATTGGGGGGAAGGGTTAATGCAACAAAGCTAACATTCTTACTTTACTTAAAAATCACCTTATTCGAAAAGGCCTTGGTGCTGTTGCTTTTCGCAACAGATGCCAGACTTAGAGAAGAACGGTTATTTTTTTCCCTTTAATCCTAAACCTCACAAAACCCGTATTCTCTAATGACTTTAAAGTCGCAGAAACATTATCAAACCTTGAAACCGACAGACTAAACAATTCCTTACTTACATTTTTACCTGAATAAACTATTTCAACATCGTACCATCTTGCAATACTTTTCATTATAGTTTCCAAAGTTGCATCTTCAAATAAAAACAAGCCATTTTTCCAGGCAACCGCTTCTTTAATATTTGCAGGAACGATGTCCAAACTATCCTTTTTATTTACAGATTGTTCACCAGCATTTATAATATGATTATAATTGATTTTACCAACCCCTTCAAGCAGTGTGGTTTTTATCGCCTGATCATCAGGATAACCAGATATATTAAAGCGTGCCGCCTCAACCTCAACCCTTTGTTTTCCTGAAATCACTATAAAAGGCGCATTTACGGGCGTAATCTTCGCAACTTCAAAATAGGCCTCACCACTCAGCTCCACTTTACGTTCCTTATTTCTGGCAAAAGATGCCGGATACGTTAATTTAGATGCTGCATTTAACCAAACCTTAGTGCCATCAGGCAAACGAACCTGATATTGGCCTCCCAAAGGAGTTTCTAGACTGTTAAAACCAACATTTACCAGTGTATCAGAACCAAGCGCATTTTCATGCACAGCATAAGTAATTTGTCCGCTTCCCGTTCTCACAATGCTAGATCCCGATTCCTCTCCCAGAATTCCATCGGGCGCTGCATCCAGGCTAATTTTTTTACCACTCGCCAAGGTTAATGTTGCTCTGCTGCTACCCGCATGAATATCTCTTTTAGCAAATCTGTTTTCTTTTAAAGGTTTTGGATGATGATTATAAAAAATTGCCCCAACTGCACAAGCTATTAAGGCCAAACAGGCTACTGCTAAATATCTAAATGCCCATCGGTCGTAGAATATTGGCTTTTTTTCTGGTGCTTCACTCATTTTTACATTTCCTTTTCAGTTTTAGTTAAATTTTATTTTAATGAATCTGGGCCTGTATAAATGAGGCTCTGTTTCAAGATCTTTAAAGAA contains the following coding sequences:
- a CDS encoding FecR family protein, whose amino-acid sequence is MSEAPEKKPIFYDRWAFRYLAVACLALIACAVGAIFYNHHPKPLKENRFAKRDIHAGSSRATLTLASGKKISLDAAPDGILGEESGSSIVRTGSGQITYAVHENALGSDTLVNVGFNSLETPLGGQYQVRLPDGTKVWLNAASKLTYPASFARNKERKVELSGEAYFEVAKITPVNAPFIVISGKQRVEVEAARFNISGYPDDQAIKTTLLEGVGKINYNHIINAGEQSVNKKDSLDIVPANIKEAVAWKNGLFLFEDATLETIMKSIARWYDVEIVYSGKNVSKELFSLSVSRFDNVSATLKSLENTGFVRFRIKGKKITVLL